In the genome of Verrucomicrobiia bacterium, one region contains:
- the pyrH gene encoding UMP kinase, giving the protein MPELKYRRVLLKLSGEALMGEKGFGIDPEVVTTIAEQIKEVKELGVEIAIVVGGGNIFRGLAATTSGIDRATGDQMGMLATIINGLALQDRLEKLGVYTRVMSALRMEAIAEPYIRRRAIRHLEKGRTVILVAGTGHPFFTTDTAAALRATEIGADVILKATKVDGVFDADPMKEKNAKMYDKLTYLEVLSLGLKVLDSTATSLSMDNALPIIVFNLNQRGNLKKVVLGEKVGTIVHA; this is encoded by the coding sequence ATGCCCGAACTCAAATACCGCCGGGTGCTTTTAAAGCTTTCCGGCGAAGCGCTGATGGGAGAAAAGGGATTCGGCATCGACCCGGAGGTCGTAACCACCATCGCCGAGCAGATAAAAGAGGTGAAGGAGCTGGGGGTGGAAATCGCCATAGTCGTCGGCGGCGGGAACATCTTCCGCGGGCTGGCCGCGACCACGTCCGGCATCGACCGGGCGACGGGGGACCAGATGGGGATGCTGGCGACCATCATCAATGGCCTTGCGCTTCAGGACCGGCTCGAAAAACTCGGCGTTTACACCCGGGTGATGAGCGCCTTGCGGATGGAGGCGATTGCCGAGCCGTACATCCGGCGGCGGGCCATCCGGCATCTGGAAAAAGGGCGGACGGTCATCCTCGTTGCCGGCACCGGGCATCCCTTTTTTACCACCGATACGGCGGCGGCTTTGCGGGCGACCGAAATCGGGGCGGACGTCATCCTCAAGGCGACCAAGGTGGACGGGGTGTTTGACGCCGACCCGATGAAGGAGAAGAACGCCAAGATGTACGACAAACTCACCTACCTCGAAGTGTTGAGCTTGGGGCTGAAGGTGCTGGATTCCACGGCGACTTCGCTTTCGATGGACAATGCCCTGCCCATCATCGTTTTCAACTTGAACCAGCGGGGGAATTTGAAGAAGGTGGTGCTGGGGGAGAAGGTCGGCACCATCGTCCATGCTTGA
- a CDS encoding MBL fold metallo-hydrolase: MIVQTITVGPFFENCFLVADEKTKDCWIIDPGAEGSRIRAEIQRLGLKPSKILLTHAHGDHIGAVEELRRHYNIPVFIHEKDHPLLISAEENLSAAFGMPISAGKADGFLKEGEKLKLGGLSFEVIETPGHTPGGITIYGEKAAFTGDALFAGSIGRYDFPHSDGEVLMQSLKRLLELPDDTAVYSGHGAATTIGRERETNPFLLGLD; this comes from the coding sequence ATGATTGTCCAGACCATCACCGTCGGGCCGTTTTTTGAAAACTGCTTTTTGGTCGCCGATGAAAAGACCAAGGATTGCTGGATTATCGACCCGGGAGCGGAGGGGAGCCGCATACGAGCGGAAATTCAGCGTTTGGGGTTGAAACCCTCCAAAATTCTTTTGACCCATGCGCACGGGGATCATATCGGCGCCGTCGAAGAGTTGCGCAGGCATTACAACATTCCGGTTTTCATTCACGAAAAAGACCATCCGCTGCTTATCAGCGCGGAAGAGAATCTTTCGGCGGCCTTTGGGATGCCGATTTCCGCCGGCAAGGCGGATGGGTTTCTAAAGGAAGGGGAGAAACTGAAATTGGGGGGGCTTTCGTTTGAAGTCATCGAGACGCCCGGGCATACGCCGGGGGGAATCACCATCTACGGGGAAAAGGCGGCCTTTACCGGGGATGCGCTTTTTGCCGGTTCCATCGGGCGGTACGATTTTCCGCATTCGGACGGGGAGGTTTTGATGCAATCGCTCAAACGGCTGCTTGAACTGCCGGACGACACGGCGGTCTATTCCGGGCACGGAGCGGCGACGACCATCGGGCGGGAGCGGGAGACGAACCCGTTTCTTCTGGGTTTGGATTAA
- the uvrC gene encoding excinuclease ABC subunit UvrC: MQTPELETKLANLPEGPGVYIFKDKGQRILYVGKAAVLRNRVSSYFHNSQPVSPRIEAMIRQIADLDYLVTDNEVEAYILEANLIKEYKPRYNVNLKDDKRYPYVKLTSEPFPRLLVVRRMKKDGARYFGPFTNVGAMRQTLKTLTRIFQIRSCNLVIPPPNGRKYRVCLEYHIKRCPGPCEGLVSSEKYKEQIDSAGLFLAGHRKALVDQLRSRMEAFSEAENFEGAALVRDQLAAIEGIKEKQKVVSEDLTDRDLVAFSRQGRDVCAVTFQVREGVLIGRQHYYLTADPEEADAAVLSNFIRQYYLRQSAFPAELHLPLEPEDMALLSQWLLEKGEEPVKIILPQKGAKAQLLATAEKNARLLLEELLIQKKEYLNRVPELITFLQKDLRLAKPPRQIAAFDVSNLGETDKVGAAVFFSDGRPLKKYYRHFQIKTVDFQNDFAMMEEIVTRFFAKVKEGDIPRPDLVLIDGGKGQVSSAMSALEKLEIKEQPLIGLAKRLEEIIFPNTSNGLTLPRGSTSLKLLQRIRDEVHRFGLSYNIKVRKKRTIRSELDEIAGIGPGRRQILLSHFGSVENMKQAGLEELSAVPGIPKSVAVKVFNFFQSAKSAQTTV; the protein is encoded by the coding sequence ATGCAAACCCCCGAGCTCGAAACCAAACTTGCCAACCTGCCTGAGGGGCCGGGCGTCTATATCTTCAAGGACAAGGGGCAGCGGATTTTGTACGTCGGCAAGGCGGCGGTTCTGCGGAACCGGGTTTCCTCCTACTTTCACAACTCCCAGCCGGTGAGCCCGCGCATCGAAGCGATGATCCGGCAGATTGCGGATTTGGATTACCTCGTCACCGACAACGAGGTGGAGGCGTACATTCTCGAAGCGAATTTAATCAAGGAGTATAAGCCGCGCTACAACGTCAATTTGAAAGATGACAAGCGCTACCCCTACGTGAAGCTGACCAGCGAGCCGTTTCCACGGCTTTTGGTCGTCCGCCGGATGAAAAAGGACGGAGCGCGCTACTTTGGGCCTTTTACCAACGTGGGGGCGATGCGGCAGACCTTGAAAACTTTGACGCGAATTTTTCAAATCCGCTCCTGCAATTTGGTGATTCCGCCCCCCAACGGGAGAAAGTACCGGGTTTGCCTGGAATATCACATCAAACGCTGTCCGGGGCCGTGCGAGGGGCTGGTTTCCTCGGAAAAGTACAAAGAGCAAATTGATTCGGCGGGGCTTTTCCTCGCGGGGCACCGCAAGGCGCTCGTCGACCAATTGCGCTCACGGATGGAGGCGTTTTCGGAGGCGGAGAATTTCGAGGGGGCGGCATTGGTGCGCGACCAACTGGCGGCCATCGAAGGCATCAAAGAAAAACAGAAGGTTGTTTCCGAAGATTTGACCGACCGGGACTTAGTCGCCTTTTCCCGGCAGGGGAGGGATGTCTGCGCGGTGACTTTTCAGGTGCGCGAGGGCGTTCTCATCGGCCGGCAGCATTATTATTTGACCGCCGACCCGGAGGAGGCGGATGCCGCCGTTTTGTCCAATTTCATCCGGCAATATTATCTGCGGCAGTCCGCTTTTCCGGCGGAACTGCATTTGCCCCTCGAGCCGGAGGATATGGCGCTCCTTTCCCAGTGGCTTTTGGAGAAGGGGGAAGAGCCGGTGAAAATCATTCTGCCGCAGAAGGGGGCGAAGGCGCAGCTTTTGGCGACGGCGGAAAAGAACGCCCGGCTTTTATTGGAAGAGCTTTTAATCCAGAAAAAAGAGTATCTGAACCGGGTGCCGGAACTCATCACTTTTCTGCAAAAAGATTTGCGGCTGGCCAAGCCGCCCCGGCAGATTGCGGCCTTTGACGTCTCCAACTTGGGAGAAACAGACAAGGTGGGGGCGGCGGTGTTTTTCTCCGATGGACGTCCGCTCAAAAAGTACTACCGGCATTTTCAAATCAAAACGGTGGATTTTCAAAACGATTTTGCAATGATGGAGGAAATCGTCACCCGCTTTTTCGCCAAGGTGAAGGAGGGGGACATCCCCCGGCCGGATTTGGTTTTAATCGACGGGGGGAAGGGACAGGTTTCGTCGGCAATGTCGGCCCTGGAAAAATTGGAAATCAAGGAACAGCCGCTCATCGGGCTGGCGAAGCGGCTGGAGGAGATAATTTTCCCCAACACGAGCAACGGTTTGACGCTACCGCGCGGTTCGACCTCCTTGAAACTTTTGCAGCGTATCCGGGATGAGGTGCACCGCTTTGGGCTCTCCTACAACATTAAAGTCCGCAAGAAGCGCACGATTCGCTCCGAACTGGATGAAATCGCCGGCATCGGCCCCGGCAGACGGCAGATTCTGCTCTCCCATTTCGGCTCGGTGGAGAATATGAAGCAGGCGGGTTTGGAGGAACTTTCCGCCGTGCCGGGGATTCCGAAAAGTGTTGCGGTGAAGGTTTTTAATTTCTTCCAGTCGGCCAAATCGGCGCAAACGACCGTTTGA
- a CDS encoding phosphatidate cytidylyltransferase — protein sequence MGIDPKNLMTRVAVSVVGIPAILFVSWQGGWWWSGFLMLLLFFGFWEYSRLTKLPGFLLFFGWILGLGYLYRLSTGAVRFLDEFLLIAFFGVAAFLVLRRRVEGSMAEAAHFILGMIYIPGLLGFGKSLELLLRQIPAGVNITFGGEDLFRMTEVPTELWLMIFIWGVIWTTDTAAYFVGAKLGRVHPFPTISPNKSAEGFLGGFAGAILVGVIFFLTKKLGMSFGLTVGLALTIAFFGQLGDLFESLLKRSFDAKDSSHLIAGHGGVLDRFDSLLFALPAAYFFVVFFA from the coding sequence ATGGGGATTGATCCGAAAAATCTGATGACGCGGGTGGCGGTTTCCGTCGTCGGCATCCCCGCAATTCTTTTCGTTTCGTGGCAGGGGGGTTGGTGGTGGAGCGGGTTTTTGATGCTTCTTTTGTTCTTCGGCTTTTGGGAATATTCCCGGTTAACCAAACTTCCCGGATTTCTACTTTTTTTTGGGTGGATTTTGGGGCTTGGGTATCTTTACCGCCTTTCGACGGGAGCGGTTCGATTCTTAGACGAATTTCTTTTAATCGCCTTCTTTGGGGTGGCGGCGTTTTTGGTTCTGCGCCGCCGGGTGGAAGGGTCGATGGCCGAAGCGGCACATTTTATTTTGGGAATGATTTACATTCCGGGGCTTTTGGGGTTCGGGAAAAGCTTGGAGCTTTTGCTGCGCCAGATTCCCGCCGGTGTCAACATCACCTTCGGGGGGGAGGATTTGTTCCGGATGACGGAAGTGCCGACGGAACTCTGGCTTATGATTTTTATCTGGGGGGTAATCTGGACGACCGACACGGCGGCTTATTTCGTCGGCGCAAAGCTGGGGCGCGTCCACCCCTTTCCAACCATCAGTCCGAACAAGTCGGCGGAGGGTTTTTTGGGGGGATTTGCCGGAGCGATTCTCGTCGGCGTGATTTTCTTTTTGACCAAAAAACTGGGAATGAGTTTTGGCCTCACGGTGGGGCTGGCTTTGACGATTGCCTTCTTCGGCCAGCTGGGGGATTTGTTTGAATCGCTTTTGAAACGGAGCTTTGACGCCAAAGATTCCTCCCACCTCATCGCCGGGCATGGCGGGGTTTTGGACCGGTTCGATTCGCTTCTTTTCGCTTTACCGGCGGCCTATTTCTTCGTAGTATTCTTCGCTTAG
- the frr gene encoding ribosome recycling factor, which produces MDLVKDIYHKEEEKMKKSLEAVSHELASIRTGKATTALLDAIRVEYYGSLVPLNQVGTVSAPEARLLTIQPWEKTQIPNIVKAIQKSELGLNPQSDGNLIRLPIPPLTEERRKDLVKLVHKLAEEGKVAIRNIRRDGIENVKKAEREKKLSEDDSKKAQKHIQEITDKFIEQVDKLIAGKEKEIMEV; this is translated from the coding sequence ATGGACTTAGTAAAGGACATTTACCACAAAGAAGAAGAGAAAATGAAAAAGAGTTTGGAGGCGGTTTCGCACGAGCTTGCCTCCATCCGCACGGGGAAGGCGACCACGGCTTTGCTCGACGCCATCCGGGTGGAGTATTACGGGTCGCTCGTGCCCTTAAACCAGGTGGGGACGGTTTCCGCACCCGAGGCAAGGCTTTTGACCATCCAGCCGTGGGAGAAGACGCAAATCCCGAACATCGTCAAGGCAATCCAGAAATCGGAACTGGGGTTAAACCCCCAATCGGACGGCAACCTCATCCGGCTGCCGATTCCACCGCTCACCGAGGAGCGGCGGAAAGATTTGGTGAAACTGGTACACAAGCTGGCGGAAGAGGGGAAGGTGGCGATACGGAACATCCGGCGGGACGGCATCGAGAACGTCAAAAAGGCGGAGCGTGAGAAGAAACTCTCCGAGGATGACTCCAAAAAGGCGCAGAAGCATATCCAGGAAATCACGGACAAGTTCATCGAGCAGGTGGACAAGCTGATTGCCGGCAAAGAAAAAGAGATTATGGAAGTTTGA
- a CDS encoding isoprenyl transferase — MLEELKKEIRERGNLPGHIAIIMDGNGRWAKQKNLPRTEGHKAGVEAIRKVVRTAGEMGIQYLTLFAFSTENWRRPKEEVAALMQLLSDTARKELKEMMDNNLRLKTTGDIEGLPYAKRLALHQAIKKTSRNTGIILNLALNYSGRSEILAAVRKIAREVKEGKLSPSRIDEKVFESHLYTKGLPDPDLLIRTSGEKRLSNFMLWQAAYTELYITETLWPDFGEKEFLMALADYQNRQRRFGRV, encoded by the coding sequence ATGTTAGAGGAACTGAAAAAAGAAATTCGGGAGCGGGGGAATCTGCCCGGGCACATCGCCATCATCATGGACGGGAACGGGCGGTGGGCGAAGCAGAAAAATCTTCCCCGAACCGAGGGGCACAAGGCGGGGGTGGAAGCGATCCGCAAAGTCGTCCGAACCGCAGGGGAGATGGGCATCCAATATTTGACCCTTTTCGCCTTTTCCACCGAAAACTGGCGGCGGCCGAAGGAGGAAGTGGCGGCGTTGATGCAGCTTTTGTCCGACACGGCCCGCAAAGAACTGAAGGAGATGATGGACAACAATCTTCGCCTCAAAACGACCGGCGATATCGAGGGGCTGCCGTACGCCAAGCGGCTGGCCTTGCACCAAGCCATCAAGAAGACCTCACGAAACACCGGCATTATCCTGAATTTGGCGCTGAATTACTCCGGGCGCTCGGAGATTTTGGCGGCGGTACGGAAGATTGCGCGGGAAGTCAAGGAAGGAAAGCTTTCGCCTTCCCGCATTGATGAGAAGGTTTTTGAGTCGCATCTATACACGAAGGGGCTGCCGGACCCGGATTTGCTCATCCGCACCTCCGGGGAGAAACGGCTGTCCAACTTTATGCTCTGGCAGGCGGCCTATACGGAGCTGTATATTACCGAGACCTTGTGGCCGGATTTTGGAGAAAAGGAATTTTTGATGGCGTTGGCGGATTACCAGAACCGGCAGCGAAGGTTCGGGCGGGTTTGA
- a CDS encoding UbiA family prenyltransferase, with the protein MRAVLIRLLDYFFSTRPVLFMPVWTVALLGAGQAAGHRISGSIAGSLFFATACLFGAVYLVNQIFDRESDRINKKGFFLSREILSVAEAAVLAASLNLAALAVSLLVSGYAFVLFVCIVILGIIYSAPPFRLKDRAWAALFANMLAHGSIVYLIGAGWNENLEGRHLIQSLPYFFAVGGIYLNTTLPDVEGDRRVGKNTVAVVYGERFAQGLALVFVLGAIGIAVYTRDFDFLLPAILALPLFALALDRKSIKYSVWGTKGALLLLSLAAALYFWWYVLILAAGFWAVRVYYKRRFGMAYP; encoded by the coding sequence GTGCGAGCCGTTTTAATCCGACTTCTCGATTACTTCTTTTCCACCCGCCCGGTGCTTTTTATGCCGGTCTGGACGGTGGCGCTGCTCGGCGCGGGGCAGGCGGCGGGGCACCGGATTTCGGGCAGTATTGCCGGCAGTTTGTTTTTTGCCACGGCCTGTCTTTTCGGCGCCGTGTATCTGGTCAACCAGATTTTTGACCGGGAGAGCGACCGAATCAACAAGAAGGGGTTTTTTCTTTCGCGGGAAATTCTCTCCGTGGCGGAAGCCGCGGTTCTGGCAGCCAGTCTCAACTTGGCGGCTTTGGCCGTTTCGCTTCTCGTTTCCGGTTATGCGTTTGTGCTTTTCGTTTGCATCGTAATCCTTGGCATCATCTACTCTGCGCCGCCGTTTCGCCTGAAAGACCGGGCCTGGGCGGCACTCTTCGCCAATATGCTGGCGCACGGCAGCATCGTTTATCTAATCGGGGCGGGATGGAACGAGAATCTGGAAGGGAGACATCTGATTCAATCCCTCCCGTATTTTTTTGCCGTGGGGGGGATTTATTTGAATACGACTTTGCCGGACGTGGAAGGGGATAGGAGGGTAGGTAAAAATACGGTTGCCGTCGTCTATGGTGAACGGTTTGCTCAAGGTTTGGCCTTGGTTTTTGTGCTGGGTGCAATCGGAATTGCCGTTTATACGCGGGATTTTGATTTTCTTCTGCCGGCGATTCTCGCCCTGCCGCTATTTGCCTTGGCCTTGGATAGAAAAAGCATCAAGTATTCCGTCTGGGGGACCAAGGGGGCGCTTCTGTTGCTTTCGCTTGCCGCCGCTTTATATTTCTGGTGGTATGTTTTGATTCTGGCGGCCGGGTTTTGGGCCGTGCGGGTCTACTATAAACGCCGATTTGGAATGGCATATCCCTGA